The following proteins are encoded in a genomic region of Pseudorca crassidens isolate mPseCra1 chromosome 5, mPseCra1.hap1, whole genome shotgun sequence:
- the LOC137225526 gene encoding LOW QUALITY PROTEIN: keratin-associated protein 10-3-like (The sequence of the model RefSeq protein was modified relative to this genomic sequence to represent the inferred CDS: deleted 2 bases in 1 codon), with the protein MAVSTLSICSSALSYGSGSLPGPCDSCTGSCWQVDDCPESCCEPPCHAPSGCTPAPCLNLVCTPVSCVSSPCCQPACTGPCTASCCRQSSCEPPCHTCSPCQQACRVPVCCKPACCTPVCCKPVCCTPVCCKPVCCEAAPCSAPSCCQPTPYPSSCRRPSSSVYLLCRPACSRPACCIPASVCC; encoded by the exons ATGGCCGTGTCCACCCTGTCCATCTGCTCCAGCGCCCTGAGCTACGGCAGCGGCTCT CTGCCTGGTCCCTGTGACTCCTGCACCGGCTCCTGCTGGCAGGTGGATGACTGCCCAGAGAGCTGCTGCGAGCCCCCCTGCCACGCCCCCAGCGGCTGCACCCCGGCCCCCTGCCTGAACCTCGTCTGCACCCCAGTGAGCTGCGTGTCCAGCCCCTGCTGCCAACCAGCCTGCACCGGCCCCTGCACGGCCTCGTGCTGCCGGCAGTCTAGCTGCGAGCCCCCCTGCCACACCTGCTCCCCCTGCCAGCAGGCCTGCCGTGTGCCCGTCTGCTGCAAGCCTGCGTGCTGCACACCTGTTTGCTGCAAGCCTGTCTGCTGCACACCTGTGTGCTGCAAGCCCGTGTGCTGTGAGGCCGCCCCCTGCTCAGCCCCCTCGTGCTGCCAGCCCACCCCCTACCCCTCGTCCTGCCGCAGACCCTCCTCCTCCGTGTACCTGCTCTGCCGTCCCGCGTGCTCCCGCCCTGCCTGCTGCATCCCTGCCTCAGTCTGCTGCTGA